Proteins from one candidate division KSB1 bacterium genomic window:
- a CDS encoding carbohydrate kinase family protein — MAYRIAAIGTFIRDTIITLAQQEVPSIGGLYHTCAFLASLARPSTVILPCCRIGTDFYDEVVAALTRFGPQVSFDLVQRVPQPNTRVTLVYRSAETRDESTSPPMPALGHDELTAVKNCDAALVNLITGRDVELPALQWLKAQSPRPLIYLDVHSLALGIAPGGGRFYRAIPQAAGWLQAADILQMNEKEAATLLGREGEQADLTAFSERVVAQGPTICHITLGSRGSLLCYRERGTIQRVFIAPEVRAKAVDIIGCGDAFGAAFLHHYLEHGDVLAAARFANRVAALNTTFWGSLTPELFRSHVQPYLHA, encoded by the coding sequence ATGGCATATCGGATTGCTGCAATTGGAACCTTCATCCGCGACACCATCATCACACTGGCACAGCAGGAAGTGCCAAGCATCGGCGGTCTTTATCACACCTGCGCCTTTCTCGCCAGCCTGGCGCGGCCTTCCACTGTCATCCTGCCATGCTGCCGCATTGGCACGGACTTCTACGATGAGGTGGTGGCGGCGCTGACACGTTTCGGCCCGCAGGTGAGCTTCGACCTGGTGCAGCGTGTGCCGCAACCCAACACCCGGGTGACGCTGGTCTATCGCAGCGCCGAAACGCGCGACGAAAGCACCTCGCCGCCCATGCCAGCCCTCGGTCACGATGAACTCACGGCTGTCAAAAATTGTGATGCCGCCCTGGTCAATCTCATCACCGGCAGGGATGTGGAATTGCCGGCGCTGCAATGGCTGAAGGCGCAATCGCCGCGACCGCTCATCTACCTGGACGTGCATTCCCTGGCGCTCGGCATCGCGCCCGGTGGCGGACGCTTCTACCGTGCCATCCCGCAGGCGGCAGGCTGGCTGCAGGCCGCCGACATTCTGCAGATGAACGAGAAAGAGGCGGCCACGCTGCTCGGCCGCGAAGGGGAGCAGGCGGATTTGACCGCTTTCAGCGAACGAGTGGTGGCCCAAGGCCCGACGATTTGCCACATCACGCTGGGCAGCCGCGGCTCGCTGCTGTGTTATCGTGAACGCGGCACGATTCAGCGGGTGTTCATTGCGCCGGAGGTGCGGGCAAAGGCGGTTGACATCATCGGGTGTGGCGACGCCTTTGGTGCGGCCTTTCTTCATCACTATCTCGAACACGGTGACGTGCTGGCTGCTGCCCGTTTTGCCAACCGGGTGGCCGCCCTGAACACCACTTTTTGGGGTTCGCTTACGCCGGAGTTGTTCCGGTCGCATGTGCAGCCCTATCTGCACGCCTGA